A region of Pseudomonas marginalis DNA encodes the following proteins:
- a CDS encoding DEAD/DEAH box helicase produces MTFATLGLIEPLLRALETLGYQTPTPVQAQAIPAVLAGRDLMAAAQTGTGKTAGFAVPLLQLLTMEGPKVAANSARALILCPTRELAEQVHASVAEYAQHLPLTTYAVYGGVSINPQMMKLRKGVDILVATPGRLIDLFRQNALKLNQLQTLVLDEADRMLDLGFSEELANIYRMLPKKRQTLLFSATFSDDIRLLAGQMLNDPLTIEVSPRNVAANTVKQWVVPVDKKRKAELFVHLMRKGRWKQVLVFAKTRNGVDALVDKLQGLGINADGIHGDKPQATRQRALDRFKSSEVQILVATDVAARGLDIEDLPLVVNFDLPIVAEDYIHRIGRTGRAGNTGEAISLVCADEVNMLSAIEMLTRQTLTRKMEQDFEPEHRVPDTDASGQVVKKPKKPKKPKASGGGGGKRNLGKWVDSGEVAPSEPSIKPVRKVPVFNTGPRKKK; encoded by the coding sequence ATGACTTTCGCCACACTTGGCCTGATCGAACCCTTGCTGCGCGCCCTTGAGACGCTCGGCTACCAGACCCCGACGCCGGTGCAGGCGCAAGCCATTCCGGCGGTGCTCGCCGGTCGCGACCTGATGGCCGCGGCCCAGACCGGCACCGGCAAGACCGCCGGTTTCGCCGTGCCGCTGCTGCAACTGCTGACCATGGAAGGGCCGAAAGTCGCCGCCAACTCGGCGCGCGCGCTGATCCTGTGCCCGACCCGTGAGCTGGCCGAGCAGGTTCACGCCAGCGTTGCCGAATACGCCCAGCACCTGCCGCTCACCACCTACGCGGTGTACGGCGGAGTGAGCATCAACCCGCAGATGATGAAGCTGCGCAAGGGCGTCGACATACTGGTCGCCACGCCGGGCCGCCTGATCGACCTGTTCCGCCAGAACGCGCTGAAACTCAACCAGCTGCAAACCCTGGTGCTGGACGAAGCCGACCGCATGCTCGACCTGGGCTTCTCCGAAGAACTGGCGAACATCTACCGCATGCTGCCGAAAAAGCGCCAGACGTTACTGTTCTCCGCGACCTTCTCCGATGACATTCGCCTGCTGGCCGGGCAGATGCTCAACGACCCGCTGACCATCGAAGTCAGCCCGCGTAACGTCGCCGCCAACACCGTCAAGCAATGGGTAGTGCCGGTGGACAAGAAGCGCAAGGCGGAGCTGTTTGTGCACCTGATGCGCAAAGGCCGCTGGAAGCAGGTGCTGGTGTTTGCCAAGACCCGTAACGGCGTGGATGCGCTGGTGGATAAGTTGCAGGGCCTGGGCATCAACGCCGATGGCATCCATGGCGACAAGCCGCAAGCCACGCGCCAGCGCGCGCTGGACCGTTTCAAATCGAGCGAAGTGCAGATCCTGGTCGCCACCGATGTAGCGGCCCGTGGCCTGGATATCGAAGACCTGCCGCTGGTGGTCAACTTCGACCTGCCGATCGTGGCGGAGGACTACATCCACCGCATCGGCCGGACCGGTCGCGCGGGTAACACCGGTGAGGCGATTTCCCTGGTGTGCGCCGATGAAGTCAACATGCTGTCGGCCATCGAGATGCTGACCCGCCAGACCTTGACCCGCAAGATGGAACAGGATTTCGAGCCGGAACACCGCGTGCCGGATACCGATGCCAGCGGTCAGGTGGTGAAGAAGCCGAAAAAACCGAAGAAGCCCAAGGCGTCCGGTGGTGGCGGTGGTAAACGCAACCTCGGCAAGTGGGTGGACAGTGGTGAAGTGGCGCCGTCGGAGCCTTCGATCAAGCCGGTGCGTAAGGTGCCGGTGTTTAATACCGGGCCGCGTAAGAAGAAGTGA
- a CDS encoding Lrp/AsnC family transcriptional regulator, with protein MDKYDRMLLSALLEDGRASYAQLARTVNLSAPAVAERVAKLEASGVITGYQAKVDFSKVGLPIQCVIELRLTNHGNQKVYDALAEIPELTECHRVTGDPCVIMQAAVGSMPELENLINRLAKFGFSKTSIILSSAIERRVPLGQLEVNGKTVA; from the coding sequence ATGGACAAATACGACCGCATGCTCCTCAGCGCCCTGCTCGAAGACGGCCGCGCCTCCTACGCGCAACTGGCCCGCACGGTAAACCTCTCCGCCCCCGCCGTGGCCGAACGCGTGGCCAAGCTGGAAGCCAGCGGGGTGATCACCGGGTACCAGGCCAAGGTGGATTTTTCGAAAGTGGGCTTGCCGATTCAGTGCGTGATCGAACTGCGGCTGACCAACCACGGCAACCAGAAGGTCTATGACGCACTGGCCGAAATCCCGGAGTTGACCGAATGCCACCGGGTAACGGGCGATCCGTGCGTGATCATGCAAGCGGCGGTGGGCTCGATGCCGGAGTTGGAGAACTTGATCAATCGGCTGGCGAAATTCGGGTTCAGCAAGACCTCGATCATTTTGTCGAGCGCGATCGAGCGGCGGGTGCCGTTGGGGCAGTTGGAGGTCAATGGCAAAACGGTTGCCTGA
- the tesB gene encoding acyl-CoA thioesterase II has translation MSQVLEDLVDLLTLEPIEENLFRGRSQDLGFRQLFGGQVLGQSLSAASQTVEEARHVHSLHGYFLRPGDAKLPVVYSVDRVRDGGSFSTRRVTAIQKGHPIFTCSASFQYDEAGFEHQTTMPVVVGPENLPSELELTQQRAHLIPEHMRDKLLCPKPIEVRPVTEKDPFNPQPSDPVKYVWFRADGALADTPALHKYLLAYASDFGLLTTSLLPHGKTVWQKDMQVASLDHALWFHADLRADDWLLYAMDSPWAGNSRGFSRGSVYNRAGQLVASVTQEGLIRHRKDWA, from the coding sequence ATGAGCCAAGTATTGGAAGATCTGGTGGACTTGCTGACCCTGGAGCCGATCGAGGAAAACCTCTTTCGCGGCCGCAGCCAGGACCTGGGTTTTCGCCAACTGTTCGGTGGCCAGGTGCTCGGCCAGTCGCTGTCGGCCGCCAGCCAGACCGTCGAAGAAGCGCGGCATGTGCATTCCCTGCATGGCTATTTCCTGCGCCCCGGCGATGCGAAGTTGCCGGTGGTGTACTCGGTGGACCGTGTACGCGATGGCGGCAGTTTCAGCACCCGCCGCGTGACGGCGATCCAGAAGGGCCACCCGATCTTCACCTGCAGCGCTTCGTTCCAGTACGACGAGGCCGGCTTCGAGCACCAGACCACCATGCCCGTGGTGGTCGGCCCGGAAAACCTGCCGTCGGAGCTGGAGCTGACCCAGCAGCGCGCGCACCTGATCCCCGAGCATATGCGCGACAAGCTGCTGTGCCCCAAGCCCATCGAAGTGCGCCCGGTCACCGAAAAAGACCCGTTCAACCCGCAGCCGTCCGACCCGGTCAAATACGTGTGGTTTCGCGCCGATGGTGCCCTGGCGGATACGCCGGCGCTGCACAAATACCTGCTGGCCTACGCCTCCGACTTCGGCCTGCTGACCACCTCGTTGCTGCCCCACGGCAAGACTGTTTGGCAGAAAGACATGCAGGTCGCCAGCCTCGACCACGCGTTGTGGTTCCACGCCGACCTGCGTGCCGATGACTGGTTGCTGTACGCCATGGACAGCCCATGGGCCGGCAATTCCCGTGGGTTCTCCCGCGGCAGCGTGTACAACCGCGCCGGGCAACTGGTGGCGTCGGTGACCCAGGAAGGTTTGATCCGCCATCGCAAGGATTGGGCATGA
- a CDS encoding histone deacetylase gives MPLPLIYHDDYSPEFPADHRFPMDKFRLLRDHLVASGLTEDSQLLRPSLCPPEILALAHEPGYIERYMSGELSREDQRRLGLPWSEALARRTVRAVGGSILAAEQALEHGLACHLAGGTHHAHYDYPAGFCIFNDLAVISHYLLASGRVNRVLIFDCDVHQGDGTARILHDMPDAITVSLHCEKNFPARKAQSDWDIPLPMGMGDADYLTVVDDALNYLLPLYQPDLVLYDAGVDVHKDDALGYLKLTDAGVAARDESVMRHCLGRDIPVMGVIGGGYSKDRPALARRHGILHHSAQRVWTSSGCH, from the coding sequence ATGCCTTTGCCATTGATCTACCACGATGACTACAGCCCTGAGTTCCCGGCAGACCACCGGTTCCCCATGGACAAGTTCCGCCTGCTGCGTGACCACCTGGTGGCCAGCGGCCTGACCGAGGACAGCCAATTGCTGCGCCCATCGTTGTGCCCACCGGAGATTCTGGCCCTCGCCCATGAACCTGGGTATATCGAACGCTACATGAGCGGCGAGTTGTCCCGCGAAGACCAACGGCGCCTTGGCCTGCCCTGGAGCGAAGCCCTGGCCCGGCGCACCGTGCGCGCGGTCGGCGGCTCGATCCTGGCGGCGGAGCAGGCGCTGGAACATGGCCTGGCCTGCCACCTGGCGGGCGGTACCCACCACGCCCACTACGACTACCCGGCGGGCTTTTGCATCTTCAATGACCTGGCGGTGATCAGCCATTACCTGCTGGCCAGCGGCCGGGTCAACCGCGTGCTGATCTTCGACTGCGACGTGCACCAGGGCGACGGCACCGCGCGCATCCTCCACGACATGCCGGATGCAATCACCGTGTCCCTGCACTGCGAAAAGAACTTCCCTGCGCGCAAAGCCCAGAGCGATTGGGACATCCCGCTGCCCATGGGCATGGGCGATGCCGACTACCTCACGGTGGTGGACGACGCCCTCAACTACCTGCTGCCGCTCTACCAGCCGGACCTGGTGCTCTACGACGCCGGCGTCGATGTGCACAAGGATGACGCCCTCGGTTACCTCAAGCTGACAGACGCAGGCGTGGCCGCCCGCGATGAAAGCGTGATGCGCCATTGCCTGGGCCGCGACATCCCGGTGATGGGCGTGATCGGTGGCGGCTACAGCAAGGATCGCCCGGCCCTGGCCCGCCGCCACGGGATCCTGCACCACAGCGCGCAGCGGGTGTGGACGTCATCAGGGTGTCATTGA
- a CDS encoding PolC-type DNA polymerase III has protein sequence MERIAVIDFETTGITPSSHCRATEIAVVILERGQIVDRYQSLMNAGVRVPGFIEQLTGISNAMLRSAPPAERVMNEVNEFVGTTPLMAHNAAFDQKFWDFELGLIRRTRLQKFACSLLLARRLMPAAPNHKLGTLNAYAKLPHTGQAHRALADAEMAANLTAHLAQELRRTHGLRELSHDLLCTLQKVPAAKINEHLKKHRGF, from the coding sequence TTGGAACGTATAGCGGTCATCGACTTTGAAACCACCGGCATCACCCCGAGCAGCCACTGCCGGGCCACGGAAATCGCGGTGGTTATCCTCGAGCGCGGCCAGATCGTGGACCGCTACCAGAGCCTGATGAACGCCGGTGTGCGCGTGCCCGGTTTTATCGAGCAACTCACCGGCATCAGCAACGCCATGCTGCGCAGCGCCCCGCCGGCCGAGCGGGTGATGAACGAAGTCAACGAATTCGTCGGCACCACGCCGCTGATGGCGCACAACGCCGCGTTCGACCAGAAGTTCTGGGATTTCGAACTGGGCTTGATCCGCCGCACCCGCCTGCAAAAATTCGCCTGCTCCCTGCTGCTGGCCCGCCGCCTGATGCCGGCTGCGCCCAACCACAAGCTCGGCACCCTCAACGCCTACGCGAAACTGCCCCACACTGGCCAGGCCCACCGCGCGCTGGCGGATGCGGAAATGGCCGCCAACCTCACGGCGCACCTGGCCCAGGAACTGCGGCGTACCCATGGCTTGCGCGAACTGTCCCACGACCTGCTGTGCACCTTGCAGAAAGTGCCGGCGGCGAAGATCAATGAGCATCTTAAGAAGCATCGCGGGTTCTGA
- a CDS encoding TIGR03862 family flavoprotein produces MPDISSRHVTIIGGGPAGLMAAEVLSLAGVRVDLYDGMPSVGRKFLLAGVGGMNITHSEAYPAFLSRYAERAANMAPMLRGFGAEALCEWIHGLGIQTFVGTSGRVFPTDMKAAPLLRAWLKRLRDQGVVIHTRHRWVGWNAEGDLLIHSPDGEKVVHSDAVLLALGGGSWSRLGSDGAWLKLLEDKGVPYVALQPSNCGFEVSAWSELMVSKFAGAPLKNVAIGLGDDKPRLGECVITATGIEGSLIYALSAPIREAINRNGSATVHIDLLPSKPLDKVQAALTKPRGSRSMSKHLHSQLGLDGVKAALLRELAPAEHFNDPAQLAGAIKALPLTVVKTRPMDEAISTAGGVPFEALDERLMLKQLPGVFCAGEMLDWEAPTGGYLLTGCFASGRAAGRGMLEWLNR; encoded by the coding sequence ATGCCCGATATTTCCTCTCGACACGTCACCATCATCGGCGGTGGCCCTGCCGGGCTGATGGCCGCCGAAGTCTTGAGCCTGGCCGGGGTGCGAGTAGACCTGTACGACGGCATGCCCTCGGTGGGGCGCAAATTCCTGCTGGCGGGCGTGGGCGGCATGAACATCACCCACTCCGAAGCGTACCCCGCGTTCCTGTCGCGCTACGCCGAGCGTGCCGCGAATATGGCGCCGATGCTGCGCGGGTTTGGGGCCGAGGCGTTGTGCGAGTGGATTCATGGTCTGGGTATTCAAACCTTTGTCGGCACCTCCGGTCGTGTATTTCCTACCGATATGAAAGCCGCCCCGCTATTACGTGCCTGGCTCAAACGCCTGCGCGACCAGGGTGTGGTTATCCACACCCGGCACCGTTGGGTGGGCTGGAATGCCGAGGGTGATTTACTTATCCACAGCCCGGACGGCGAAAAAGTTGTTCACAGCGATGCTGTGCTGTTGGCCTTGGGCGGCGGCAGTTGGTCGCGCCTGGGTTCCGACGGCGCCTGGCTCAAGCTGCTGGAGGATAAAGGCGTGCCTTACGTGGCACTGCAACCCAGCAATTGCGGCTTCGAGGTGTCGGCCTGGAGTGAATTGATGGTCAGCAAATTCGCCGGCGCACCGTTGAAAAACGTCGCCATTGGCCTGGGGGATGACAAGCCGCGACTCGGCGAATGCGTGATCACCGCCACCGGTATCGAGGGCAGTTTGATCTACGCGCTGTCGGCGCCGATTCGTGAGGCGATCAACCGTAATGGCTCGGCGACGGTGCATATCGATTTGCTGCCGAGCAAGCCATTGGACAAGGTCCAGGCCGCCTTGACCAAGCCGCGTGGCTCACGCTCGATGAGCAAGCATTTGCACAGTCAATTGGGCCTCGATGGGGTCAAGGCGGCGCTGCTGCGCGAGTTGGCACCCGCCGAACACTTCAACGACCCGGCGCAGTTGGCGGGGGCTATCAAGGCGTTGCCGCTGACAGTAGTGAAGACACGGCCGATGGATGAAGCCATCAGCACCGCAGGCGGTGTGCCCTTTGAGGCGTTGGATGAGCGGCTGATGCTCAAGCAATTGCCGGGGGTGTTTTGTGCGGGGGAGATGCTGGACTGGGAAGCGCCGACCGGGGGGTATTTGCTGACGGGGTGTTTTGCCAGTGGCAGAGCGGCTGGGCGGGGGATGTTGGAGTGGCTCAACCGCTGA
- a CDS encoding DUF2076 domain-containing protein has translation MNSEEQTLIDGLFSRLQQAETDSAPRDAQAEARIKEHMTRQPAAGYYMTQSILVQEHALKSLDAQNKQQAQQIQQLQDELQRAKSAQAAPASGGGFLSSIFGGGSRDPQPAQTAPASSGGGWREPARPSFGQPAPQQNYQQPQQPAAAPIGSGFLGGAMKTAAGVAGGVLLAEGISSLFNHNSQQPQVVEEIIREEPAPASDNGNWGNDDQKFAGNDSWGSDNASDSFADSDYSDDSSSFGDDDSFV, from the coding sequence ATGAACAGCGAAGAGCAAACCCTGATCGATGGACTGTTTTCACGGTTGCAGCAAGCCGAAACGGACTCAGCCCCCCGCGACGCCCAGGCCGAAGCGCGGATCAAGGAGCATATGACTCGCCAACCGGCCGCCGGGTACTACATGACCCAGTCGATCCTTGTTCAGGAACACGCGCTCAAGAGTCTCGACGCGCAGAACAAGCAACAGGCGCAGCAGATCCAGCAATTGCAGGATGAGTTGCAGCGGGCCAAGTCCGCACAAGCGGCCCCGGCGAGCGGCGGTGGTTTCCTGTCGAGCATCTTTGGCGGCGGTTCCCGTGATCCGCAACCGGCCCAGACCGCTCCGGCCTCTTCCGGCGGCGGCTGGCGTGAACCGGCGCGGCCGTCCTTTGGCCAGCCAGCGCCGCAACAGAACTATCAGCAGCCGCAGCAACCTGCCGCCGCGCCCATTGGCAGCGGATTCCTCGGTGGCGCGATGAAAACCGCCGCGGGCGTGGCCGGTGGTGTGTTGCTGGCCGAAGGCATCAGCAGCCTGTTCAACCACAACTCGCAACAGCCGCAGGTGGTGGAAGAGATCATCCGTGAAGAGCCGGCGCCCGCCAGTGACAACGGCAACTGGGGCAACGATGACCAGAAGTTCGCCGGCAATGACAGCTGGGGCAGCGACAATGCCTCGGACAGCTTTGCCGACAGCGACTATTCCGACGATTCCTCTTCCTTCGGCGACGACGATTCCTTTGTCTGA
- a CDS encoding NYN domain-containing protein has product MKKIAVFADVQNLYYTVRQAYGCHFNYAALWADISSRGQIVEAYAYAIDRGDSKQQQFQQILRNLGFTVKLKPYIQRSDGSAKGDWDVGITIDIMDAADHVDEIVLASGDGDFDMLLDRIIHKHGVEAVAYGVPGLTANSLIRAASRYVPIEGALLLK; this is encoded by the coding sequence GTGAAGAAAATTGCAGTGTTCGCCGATGTACAAAACCTCTACTACACCGTCCGCCAGGCCTATGGTTGCCATTTCAACTACGCCGCCCTGTGGGCTGATATCAGTTCGCGTGGGCAGATCGTCGAGGCCTATGCGTATGCCATCGACCGCGGTGACAGCAAGCAGCAGCAGTTCCAGCAGATCCTGCGCAACCTGGGGTTCACGGTAAAGCTCAAGCCGTATATCCAGCGCAGCGACGGTTCGGCCAAGGGTGACTGGGACGTGGGCATCACCATCGACATCATGGACGCCGCCGACCACGTCGACGAAATTGTGCTGGCCTCCGGTGACGGCGATTTCGACATGCTGCTCGACCGCATCATCCACAAGCACGGCGTCGAAGCCGTGGCCTACGGTGTACCGGGGCTGACGGCCAACTCATTGATACGTGCCGCCAGCCGCTACGTGCCGATCGAAGGCGCGTTGCTGCTCAAATAA
- a CDS encoding GNAT family N-acetyltransferase: MEEILQLESARLVMRQWRDADLTEFARMCADPQVMRYFPARLSHLESAALIGRIRGHFAEYGFGLWALQRKDTGEFIGLTGLQNVSFEAGFTPAVEIGWRLAREHWGLGYASEAAWTALRCGFDRLQLDEIVAFTTQANLPSQKVMQAIGMHYDPQADFAHPKVAADDPLRPHVLYRITRAQWLDTLHG; encoded by the coding sequence ATGGAGGAGATATTGCAATTGGAAAGCGCGCGCCTGGTCATGCGCCAGTGGCGCGATGCAGACCTGACGGAATTCGCGCGCATGTGTGCCGACCCGCAGGTGATGCGCTATTTCCCGGCCAGATTGAGCCACCTGGAAAGCGCCGCCCTGATCGGCCGGATTCGCGGCCACTTCGCCGAATACGGTTTTGGCCTGTGGGCCCTGCAACGCAAGGACACGGGTGAGTTCATCGGCCTGACCGGGTTGCAGAACGTCAGTTTCGAAGCGGGCTTTACCCCCGCAGTGGAAATCGGCTGGCGCCTGGCCCGTGAGCATTGGGGCCTGGGTTATGCCAGTGAGGCGGCCTGGACCGCGCTGCGCTGTGGTTTCGACCGTTTGCAGTTGGACGAAATCGTCGCCTTCACCACTCAAGCCAATCTGCCATCACAAAAAGTCATGCAGGCCATCGGTATGCATTACGATCCCCAGGCAGATTTTGCACACCCCAAGGTCGCAGCCGATGACCCGCTGCGCCCCCACGTTTTGTACCGCATCACCCGCGCCCAATGGTTGGACACGCTGCACGGATAA
- the yedA gene encoding drug/metabolite exporter YedA, with protein sequence MPGTRRFPLPLIAAFFALYVIWGSTYLVIRIGVEYWPPLMLGGIRFLLAGAAMYGFLRWRGAPAPTWEQWKAAAKIGILLLTFGNGAVSVAEHTGVSSGVAALAVATVPLFTLLCGYFWGARNTRLEWAGVILGMIGIAMLNMGSTLQSSPMGAALLLFAAASWAFGSVWSRRLPLPPGAMASAAEMLVAGVTLLIASALTGERLQAMPPLEGWLALAYLAVFGSIIAFNAYMYLLKHVRPAAATSYAYVNPAVAVLLGIVFIGETIGLEEALAMLVIISAVLLISLPQWRKPKPEIR encoded by the coding sequence ATGCCTGGCACACGTCGCTTTCCCTTACCGTTGATCGCCGCCTTTTTTGCACTGTATGTGATTTGGGGTTCCACCTACCTGGTTATTCGCATCGGCGTTGAATACTGGCCACCGCTGATGCTGGGCGGCATTCGCTTTTTGCTGGCGGGTGCGGCGATGTATGGCTTTTTGCGTTGGCGTGGGGCGCCGGCGCCGACCTGGGAGCAGTGGAAGGCCGCTGCCAAGATCGGTATTTTGCTGCTGACCTTCGGCAATGGCGCGGTGAGTGTGGCCGAGCACACTGGAGTGTCGTCCGGCGTGGCGGCGCTGGCGGTGGCGACCGTGCCGTTGTTCACCTTGCTGTGTGGGTATTTCTGGGGCGCGCGCAATACCCGGCTGGAATGGGCCGGGGTGATCCTGGGCATGATCGGTATCGCCATGCTCAACATGGGCAGCACATTGCAGTCGAGCCCCATGGGCGCTGCTTTGTTGTTGTTTGCAGCAGCGTCGTGGGCGTTTGGTTCGGTGTGGAGTCGGCGCCTGCCGTTGCCGCCGGGCGCTATGGCCAGTGCCGCAGAAATGCTGGTGGCCGGGGTGACACTGTTGATCGCCAGCGCGCTGACCGGTGAGCGCCTGCAAGCCATGCCGCCGCTGGAAGGCTGGCTGGCCCTGGCTTACCTGGCCGTGTTCGGCTCGATCATCGCCTTCAACGCCTATATGTACCTGCTCAAGCACGTACGCCCGGCAGCCGCGACCAGCTATGCCTACGTCAACCCCGCCGTCGCAGTGTTGCTGGGGATTGTGTTCATCGGCGAGACCATCGGTCTGGAAGAGGCCCTGGCCATGCTGGTGATTATCAGCGCCGTGCTGTTGATCAGCCTGCCCCAGTGGCGAAAGCCCAAGCCGGAAATAAGGTAA